The following are from one region of the Thiocapsa rosea genome:
- the nifS gene encoding cysteine desulfurase NifS, producing MTTPPDTQGIYLDNNATTMVAPEVVEAMLPFFTEQFGNASSIHAYGNRVGHALKQARQQVQALLGAAQDSEIVFTSCGTESDSTAILSAIKAQPERKEIITTVVEHPAILSLCQHLETEGYKVHYLTVDGKGRLDIQQYMDLLSDRVAIVSVMWANNESGTLFPVQEMAELAKSAGVLFHTDAVQAVGKLPIDLKDTAIDMLSVSGHKLHAPKGIGVLYLRRNTRFRPLLRGGHQERGRRAGTENSASIVGLGKACEMAMEHIDDEKTKVRAMRDRLEQGILAAVPNCFVTGDPNNRLPNTSNIAFEYIEGEAILLLLNKLGIAASSGSACTSGSLEPSHVMRAMGIPFTAAHGTTRFSLSRYNRMEEIDRVIEAVPPIVAKLRKLSPYWSETGPVSDPAAAFAPAYA from the coding sequence ATGACCACTCCACCCGACACCCAAGGCATCTATCTCGACAACAACGCCACCACCATGGTCGCGCCCGAGGTGGTCGAGGCCATGCTGCCCTTCTTCACAGAGCAGTTCGGCAACGCCTCCTCCATCCATGCCTACGGCAACCGCGTCGGCCACGCACTCAAGCAGGCGCGCCAGCAGGTCCAGGCGTTGCTCGGGGCCGCGCAGGACTCGGAGATCGTCTTCACCTCCTGCGGGACCGAGTCGGACTCTACCGCCATCCTCTCGGCCATCAAGGCCCAGCCGGAGCGCAAGGAGATCATCACCACGGTGGTCGAGCATCCGGCGATCCTCTCGCTCTGTCAGCACTTGGAAACCGAGGGCTACAAGGTCCATTACCTCACGGTCGACGGCAAAGGCCGCCTCGATATCCAGCAATACATGGACCTGCTTTCAGACCGCGTCGCGATCGTCTCGGTCATGTGGGCCAACAATGAATCCGGCACGCTCTTCCCGGTCCAGGAGATGGCCGAGCTGGCGAAATCGGCCGGGGTGCTCTTCCATACGGATGCGGTCCAGGCCGTCGGCAAGCTCCCCATCGATCTCAAAGACACCGCGATCGACATGCTCTCGGTGTCCGGACACAAGCTGCACGCACCTAAGGGGATCGGTGTGCTCTATCTGCGGCGCAACACGCGCTTTCGCCCCTTGCTGCGCGGCGGGCACCAAGAGCGCGGCCGGCGTGCCGGCACCGAGAACAGTGCCTCCATCGTCGGGCTCGGCAAGGCGTGCGAGATGGCGATGGAGCACATCGACGACGAGAAGACCAAGGTGCGGGCCATGCGCGATCGGCTCGAACAGGGCATCCTCGCCGCAGTGCCCAACTGCTTCGTGACGGGCGATCCGAACAACCGACTGCCCAACACCAGCAACATCGCCTTCGAATACATCGAGGGCGAGGCCATCCTGCTGCTGCTCAACAAGCTCGGGATCGCCGCCTCGAGCGGCTCCGCCTGCACCTCCGGCTCGCTCGAACCCTCCCACGTGATGCGCGCCATGGGCATCCCCTTCACCGCGGCCCACGGCACCACGCGCTTCTCGCTCTCGCGCTACAACCGCATGGAGGAGATCGACCGCGTGATCGAGGCCGTACCGCCGATCGTCGCCAAGCTGCGCAAGCTCTCGCCCTATTGGTCCGAGACCGGCCCGGTATCCGATCCGGCCGCTGCCTTCGCACCGGCCTACGCCTGA
- a CDS encoding sirohydrochlorin chelatase — protein sequence MTHEVVLLVGHGARDPGNEGNAEVEAFTEAWRARHPEVEIQVCWIEHAHVLLDAGLDRAATAAGSGTGSGTGSGTGSGDGRVLVLPLILNAAGHVKGDIPQAIAAARRRHPRVEFRYGHALGTSDQLLKALRHRLHQAMTELDMPDPRTTGVVLLARGASDIESTGEVAKMAHWLYETTEHDRIEIAFTGISFPRLEQAVQRLDLRGATQIIVLPYYLFTGRLIQRISRQVGRLRQQYPTRVFAQAGYIGPHEQLMDLLDLRLTQCRDGTALLPCDGCAYALAAHHDHEH from the coding sequence ATGACACACGAGGTTGTACTGCTCGTCGGCCATGGTGCACGTGACCCGGGGAACGAGGGCAACGCCGAGGTAGAGGCATTCACCGAGGCTTGGCGGGCACGTCATCCCGAGGTCGAGATTCAGGTTTGCTGGATCGAGCATGCTCATGTCCTGCTCGACGCAGGCTTGGATCGCGCCGCCACCGCAGCCGGCTCGGGCACTGGCTCGGGCACTGGGTCAGGCACTGGGTCAGGCGACGGGCGAGTGCTGGTCCTGCCCTTGATCCTCAACGCCGCGGGACACGTCAAGGGCGATATCCCGCAGGCGATCGCCGCGGCACGCCGGCGCCATCCGCGGGTGGAATTCCGCTACGGGCATGCGCTCGGGACCTCGGATCAGTTGCTGAAGGCCCTGCGCCACCGTCTGCACCAGGCGATGACCGAGCTCGACATGCCGGACCCGCGCACCACGGGCGTGGTCTTGCTGGCGCGCGGGGCCTCGGATATCGAGTCCACCGGCGAGGTGGCCAAGATGGCCCATTGGCTCTACGAGACGACCGAGCACGACCGCATCGAGATCGCCTTTACCGGCATCAGCTTTCCGCGGCTCGAGCAGGCGGTGCAGCGGCTCGACCTGCGCGGCGCCACCCAGATCATCGTCCTGCCCTACTATCTCTTCACCGGGCGACTCATCCAGCGCATCAGCCGCCAGGTCGGGCGATTGCGCCAACAGTACCCGACGCGCGTGTTCGCCCAAGCCGGCTATATCGGCCCGCACGAGCAACTGATGGACCTGCTGGATCTGCGCCTGACGCAATGCCGCGACGGCACTGCACTCCTCCCCTGCGACGGTTGCGCTTACGCGCTGGCGGCACACCATGACCATGAGCACTGA
- a CDS encoding precorrin-8X methylmutase translates to MTMSTDPSTPAPGAAETGGALLTAAGARIEEGSFAIIDAEAGSHDYDSAQWTLVRRLIHASGDFDFNGLTRFHPDAITAGCAALKRGAPIVCDVEMIRAGVSKARMAPLGVRMNQFIDDPEVIARARAEDTTRATQAMRRAAREGLLDGAVVGIGNAPTALLEVIRLIESEGVRPALVIGMPVGFVAAAESKDLLMRVETVPWIAVQGRKGGSTLVVAALNALMILS, encoded by the coding sequence ATGACCATGAGCACTGACCCGAGCACGCCGGCGCCCGGCGCCGCCGAGACCGGCGGCGCCCTCTTGACCGCGGCAGGTGCACGGATCGAGGAAGGATCCTTCGCCATCATCGATGCGGAGGCCGGGAGCCACGACTATGATTCGGCGCAATGGACACTCGTCAGACGCCTCATCCACGCGAGCGGCGATTTCGACTTCAACGGGCTGACGCGTTTCCATCCCGACGCGATCACCGCCGGCTGCGCGGCCTTGAAACGCGGCGCACCCATCGTCTGCGATGTCGAGATGATCCGCGCCGGGGTCTCGAAGGCGCGCATGGCGCCGCTCGGCGTGCGGATGAATCAGTTCATCGATGACCCCGAGGTGATCGCGCGCGCCCGTGCCGAGGATACAACGCGCGCCACGCAGGCCATGCGTCGGGCCGCACGCGAGGGTTTGTTGGACGGTGCCGTCGTCGGCATCGGCAACGCCCCGACCGCCCTCTTGGAGGTCATTCGGCTGATCGAGTCCGAGGGCGTCCGCCCGGCGCTCGTCATCGGGATGCCGGTCGGATTCGTTGCCGCGGCCGAGTCGAAGGATCTCCTGATGCGGGTCGAGACGGTGCCTTGGATTGCCGTGCAGGGCCGCAAGGGCGGGTCGACGCTGGTGGTTGCGGCGTTGAATGCACTCATGATCCTGAGCTAA
- a CDS encoding cobalt-precorrin-5B (C(1))-methyltransferase — MSGVVLDSGGGGRRKRGNRTGWSTGACAAAAAAAAARGLEAGAVPETIEILLPEGRRPSFEIVEGRLIRSGEEVGSGALAAVIKDAGDDPDATHGARIVATVMRLPDAPGEVRLLGGEGVGRVTRAGLGLTVGEAAINPGPRGYITDNVRTAAPTRLSREGLEVTISVPDGERIAKRTLNARLGILGGISILGTTGVVYPYSTASFKATIRQGIQVALAQGQDTVVLTTGRRTERHCMTRYPALAEVCFVQMGDFVGAALDAAREAGLKRVVIGAMVGKLTKIAQGLKITHARKAEVDMHLLARLVADAGGDPALCARVLEGDTARWAAELVADAGLTDAFHDALTRAVAAVVAKGLAEGTLVEVLAWGPEGELLAEQTVPKRCASLSFGTPNRGVF, encoded by the coding sequence ATGTCCGGGGTCGTGCTTGATTCGGGTGGCGGTGGTCGACGCAAGCGGGGCAATCGCACCGGCTGGTCGACCGGGGCCTGTGCAGCGGCGGCAGCGGCGGCGGCGGCGCGCGGTCTCGAGGCCGGCGCGGTGCCGGAGACGATCGAGATCCTGTTGCCAGAAGGCCGGCGCCCGAGCTTCGAGATCGTCGAAGGGCGCTTGATCCGGTCGGGCGAAGAGGTCGGGTCGGGCGCACTGGCGGCTGTGATCAAGGACGCCGGGGACGACCCCGACGCGACGCACGGCGCGCGCATCGTCGCGACGGTCATGCGCCTTCCGGACGCTCCGGGCGAGGTGCGTCTGCTCGGCGGCGAGGGGGTCGGTCGCGTCACACGCGCCGGGCTCGGGCTCACCGTCGGCGAGGCGGCCATCAATCCGGGACCGCGCGGCTATATCACGGACAACGTGCGCACGGCGGCGCCGACACGCCTGAGCCGCGAAGGACTCGAGGTCACCATCTCGGTCCCCGACGGGGAGCGGATCGCCAAGCGTACGCTCAATGCACGGCTCGGGATCCTGGGCGGCATCTCCATCCTGGGCACCACCGGCGTCGTCTACCCCTACTCGACCGCCTCCTTCAAGGCGACGATCAGACAGGGGATTCAGGTCGCACTGGCGCAGGGTCAGGACACGGTGGTCTTGACGACCGGGCGACGCACGGAGCGTCATTGCATGACCCGCTACCCCGCGCTTGCCGAGGTCTGCTTCGTGCAGATGGGCGACTTCGTCGGGGCGGCACTCGACGCCGCGCGCGAGGCCGGGCTGAAGCGCGTCGTCATCGGGGCCATGGTCGGCAAGCTGACCAAGATCGCCCAAGGGCTCAAGATCACCCATGCCCGCAAGGCCGAGGTCGACATGCACCTGCTCGCGCGGTTGGTTGCCGACGCCGGGGGCGATCCCGCACTCTGCGCCCGCGTGCTCGAAGGCGACACCGCCCGCTGGGCCGCGGAGCTGGTCGCCGACGCGGGGCTCACGGACGCCTTCCATGATGCCCTGACGCGTGCGGTGGCCGCAGTGGTCGCGAAAGGACTCGCCGAGGGAACCCTCGTCGAGGTTCTGGCCTGGGGACCGGAGGGCGAGCTGCTGGCGGAACAGACCGTTCCCAAACGTTGTGCCTCGCTCTCGTTCGGTACACCCAACCGCGGTGTTTTTTGA
- the cbiE gene encoding precorrin-6y C5,15-methyltransferase (decarboxylating) subunit CbiE has product MSDCSVIGVLDDGPAGLTAEAVARIGAAKRVIGARRMLDGCADLMAPDAEPLELTGRIADVPGWIEASIAVGDPVVVLATGDPLCFGIGGLLARRLDPAKLHILPNRSTLQLACARFRIPWEDARWLSVHHRDSGDWTPGATPDHGLYPLAQALRRETLLAVLTNPANGPARIARLLLAEGLGEDFDLHVAERLLMPEERLIGGEPASAIAVMDFADPNLVLLRRRRATSALPRFGLPDDAYSQRRPERGLITKREVRAVALALLELRPTDQVWDLGAGSGSVGLEAARLCDRGHVYAIEKNADDLALIEANRRALGVANYSVRAGMAPDDCADWPDPDAVFIGGSSGRLAQMLETVLRRLRPDGRLVLALVAVENLTLALATLDRLGAHWDLNQIQAARSRPILSLHRLQAENPVWLVQTRAPSLPPADQTPSETDPCPEP; this is encoded by the coding sequence GTGTCTGACTGCTCGGTCATCGGGGTCTTGGACGACGGTCCGGCCGGGCTCACCGCCGAGGCCGTCGCGCGCATCGGCGCAGCGAAACGCGTCATCGGCGCACGGCGCATGCTCGACGGCTGCGCGGACCTGATGGCACCGGACGCGGAGCCTTTGGAGCTGACCGGGCGCATCGCCGACGTCCCCGGCTGGATCGAGGCGTCGATCGCCGTCGGCGATCCCGTCGTCGTGCTCGCCACCGGGGATCCGCTCTGTTTCGGGATCGGCGGTCTGCTCGCGCGCCGGCTCGACCCGGCCAAGCTCCACATCCTGCCGAATCGCTCGACCCTGCAGCTCGCCTGCGCACGCTTCCGCATCCCCTGGGAGGACGCACGCTGGCTCTCGGTGCACCATCGCGACAGCGGCGACTGGACACCCGGCGCAACGCCGGATCATGGCCTCTACCCGCTGGCGCAGGCGTTGCGCCGAGAGACCCTGCTCGCCGTCTTGACCAACCCGGCCAATGGCCCCGCACGCATCGCCCGGCTGCTGCTCGCCGAAGGGCTCGGCGAGGACTTCGATCTGCATGTCGCCGAGCGTCTGCTGATGCCCGAGGAGCGCTTGATCGGCGGGGAGCCGGCGAGCGCGATCGCCGTCATGGACTTCGCCGACCCCAACCTGGTCCTGCTCCGACGCCGCCGAGCGACGAGCGCCCTGCCCCGCTTCGGACTGCCGGACGACGCCTACAGCCAGCGTCGCCCGGAGCGCGGGCTCATCACCAAGCGCGAGGTCCGTGCGGTGGCGCTGGCCCTGCTGGAGCTACGCCCGACGGACCAAGTCTGGGATCTCGGCGCCGGATCCGGCAGCGTCGGTCTCGAAGCCGCCCGACTCTGCGACCGCGGCCATGTCTACGCGATCGAGAAGAACGCGGACGACCTCGCGCTGATCGAGGCCAACCGGCGCGCGCTCGGCGTCGCCAACTACAGCGTGCGCGCCGGCATGGCGCCCGATGACTGCGCCGATTGGCCCGATCCGGATGCCGTCTTCATCGGCGGGAGCAGCGGTCGACTCGCCCAGATGCTGGAGACGGTCCTCCGACGTCTGCGCCCCGACGGCCGTCTGGTCCTCGCCCTGGTCGCGGTGGAGAATTTGACCCTGGCCCTCGCCACACTCGACCGGCTGGGCGCGCACTGGGACCTCAACCAGATCCAGGCCGCGCGCAGCCGCCCAATCCTGAGCCTGCATCGCCTGCAGGCCGAAAATCCCGTCTGGCTGGTGCAGACGCGCGCGCCGAGCCTACCGCCGGCCGACCAGACCCCTTCGGAGACAGACCCATGCCCGGAACCTTGA
- the cobI gene encoding precorrin-2 C(20)-methyltransferase: MPGTLIAASLGPGDPGLITRAAWSALERARCWAWPVTGDGASYALSIVARGGLEPPPGGLALHFPMTRDPETLALNWSAAAEQVLARLHDGEDVVFLVEGDASTFSTFGHLARGVQALDPAIAVRVIPGVPSYHAAAAAAGAVLVDGEEPLAVFSAPEAMKQLDALLARFDALVLLKVRPVLDPLIETLTERNLLDRAVFVERVGTPEERILHDIASLRGTRVHYLSLILIRQDRRRGLGVGPS, translated from the coding sequence ATGCCCGGAACCTTGATCGCCGCCTCTCTGGGTCCGGGGGATCCCGGCCTCATCACCCGAGCGGCCTGGTCCGCGTTGGAGCGCGCGCGCTGTTGGGCTTGGCCCGTCACCGGCGACGGAGCCAGCTATGCCTTGTCCATCGTCGCGCGCGGCGGCCTGGAACCGCCGCCCGGCGGGCTCGCGCTGCACTTTCCCATGACGCGCGATCCCGAGACCTTGGCCCTGAATTGGTCCGCCGCGGCGGAACAGGTCCTCGCACGGCTGCACGACGGCGAGGACGTGGTCTTCTTGGTCGAAGGTGACGCCTCGACCTTCTCGACCTTCGGCCATCTCGCCCGCGGCGTGCAGGCGCTCGATCCGGCGATCGCAGTCCGCGTCATCCCGGGCGTGCCCTCCTACCATGCCGCGGCCGCCGCCGCGGGCGCGGTCCTGGTCGACGGCGAGGAGCCGCTCGCGGTCTTCTCGGCACCCGAAGCGATGAAGCAGCTCGACGCCCTGCTGGCGCGCTTCGATGCCCTGGTCCTGCTCAAGGTCCGTCCCGTGCTGGACCCATTGATCGAGACCCTGACCGAACGCAACCTGCTCGACCGGGCGGTCTTCGTCGAGCGTGTCGGCACGCCCGAGGAGCGGATCCTGCACGACATCGCATCCCTTCGCGGCACGCGCGTGCACTATCTCTCGCTGATCTTGATCCGCCAGGATCGGCGACGCGGGCTGGGTGTCGGCCCGAGCTGA
- a CDS encoding sensor histidine kinase, protein MTPVSTQADPRPVGVLQDGDCPEPTAEATWIHVIRKMDETYADLVRHQSELEEKNSALEDAQHFIASVLASMTDVLIVCDVQGRIQQVNRALETLTGWSEADLRGRPFLALLAEHCLPMASTFAQQIRAEAIHDCELAIKGVDEEIPLAVNCTSRYDHRGRLVGMVLIGRPVGELRRAYRDLAQAHDDLKRAQGRLVNAEKMASLGRLVAGVAHELNNPISFVYGNVHALSRYRERLLRYCAAVDDASGPSAELQALKAELRIERLLADLDPLIKGTLEGAERVRDLVQDLRCFSSGQQGESTRFDLVHLIRTAVHWVTKGERREIETTLALPDTLTVQGHPGQIHQVLMNLVQNALDAMRDNAQPPRLSISAGQDATTAWLSVRDNGPGIGAQDLGRIFDPFFTTKPVGQGTGLGLSISYGIVADHQGTLTAENHPDGGAEFRLELPLSLEPKPRPERHA, encoded by the coding sequence ATGACGCCTGTCTCCACCCAAGCCGACCCTCGCCCCGTCGGCGTCCTCCAAGACGGCGACTGCCCCGAGCCGACGGCAGAGGCGACCTGGATCCACGTCATCCGCAAGATGGACGAGACCTACGCGGATCTGGTCCGGCATCAAAGCGAGCTCGAAGAGAAGAACAGCGCACTGGAGGATGCCCAGCACTTCATCGCGAGCGTGCTGGCCTCCATGACGGATGTCCTGATCGTCTGCGATGTCCAGGGTCGCATCCAGCAGGTCAACCGCGCGCTGGAAACCTTGACGGGCTGGAGCGAGGCGGATCTGCGCGGACGGCCCTTCCTGGCGCTGCTCGCCGAGCACTGCCTGCCCATGGCCAGCACCTTCGCGCAACAGATCCGCGCCGAAGCCATCCACGACTGCGAGCTCGCGATCAAGGGCGTGGACGAGGAAATCCCGCTCGCGGTGAACTGCACCTCGCGCTACGACCACCGCGGGCGGCTGGTCGGCATGGTCCTGATCGGCCGTCCGGTCGGCGAGCTGCGTCGCGCCTATCGCGATCTCGCCCAGGCGCACGACGACCTCAAGCGCGCCCAAGGCCGTCTGGTGAACGCCGAGAAGATGGCCTCGCTCGGCCGGCTCGTCGCCGGCGTCGCGCATGAGCTGAACAACCCCATCAGCTTCGTCTACGGCAACGTGCATGCCCTCTCGCGCTATCGCGAGCGGCTACTGCGCTATTGCGCGGCGGTCGACGACGCCTCCGGACCCTCGGCCGAGCTGCAGGCGCTCAAGGCGGAGCTGCGCATCGAGCGGCTGCTTGCGGATCTCGACCCGCTGATCAAGGGCACGCTCGAAGGCGCCGAGCGCGTCCGCGACCTGGTGCAGGATCTGCGCTGCTTCTCCTCCGGACAGCAGGGCGAGTCCACCCGGTTCGATCTGGTCCACCTGATCCGCACGGCGGTGCATTGGGTGACCAAGGGCGAACGCCGGGAGATCGAGACGACCCTCGCCCTTCCGGACACGCTGACCGTGCAGGGGCATCCGGGACAGATCCATCAGGTGCTCATGAACCTGGTTCAGAACGCACTCGACGCGATGCGCGACAACGCCCAGCCACCACGACTCTCGATCAGCGCCGGACAGGACGCGACGACCGCCTGGCTGAGCGTCCGGGACAACGGTCCCGGCATCGGCGCGCAGGACCTCGGTCGCATCTTCGACCCATTCTTCACGACCAAACCCGTTGGCCAAGGCACCGGCCTGGGACTCTCCATCAGCTATGGCATCGTCGCCGATCACCAAGGCACCCTGACCGCCGAGAATCACCCGGATGGCGGCGCCGAATTCCGCCTGGAGCTGCCGTTGAGCCTTGAACCTAAACCGCGTCCGGAGCGACATGCATAA
- a CDS encoding HupU protein: MNLLWLQSGGCGGCTLSLLGAEAPHVFETLGGAGIRILWHPSLSEASGGEVLDLLARVETGDLPLDLLCIEGALLRGPNGTGAFHRFAGTRTPMIDWVRRLAARAHYCLAIGTCAAFGGVTAGGANPTDACGLQFEGTYRGGLLGTDFRSGAGLPVINVAGCPTHPNWVTETLMAIALEGLTPQDLDAYARPRMYADQLVHHGCPRNEFYEYKASARAPSDLGCLMEHLGCLGTQAHADCNTRLWNGSGSCTRGGYACINCTSPEFEEPGHAFQETPSLAGIPIGLPTDMPKAWFVALSSLAKAATPERLRKNAVSDHVAVPPTIRPTKVR; this comes from the coding sequence ATGAACCTGCTGTGGCTCCAATCCGGCGGCTGCGGCGGATGCACACTTTCCCTGCTCGGCGCCGAGGCGCCGCATGTCTTCGAGACACTCGGCGGCGCCGGGATCCGGATCCTCTGGCATCCCTCGCTGAGCGAGGCGAGCGGCGGCGAGGTGCTCGACCTGCTCGCCCGCGTCGAAACGGGCGACCTGCCGCTGGACCTGCTCTGCATCGAAGGCGCGCTTCTGCGCGGGCCGAACGGCACGGGCGCCTTCCATCGCTTCGCCGGCACCCGGACCCCGATGATCGACTGGGTGCGTCGTCTGGCGGCTCGCGCACACTACTGCCTCGCGATCGGCACCTGTGCCGCCTTCGGGGGTGTGACCGCCGGCGGCGCGAATCCCACGGACGCCTGCGGACTCCAGTTCGAGGGGACCTACCGCGGCGGTCTGCTCGGCACCGACTTTCGCTCCGGGGCCGGCTTGCCGGTGATCAATGTCGCCGGATGTCCGACCCATCCGAACTGGGTGACCGAGACACTCATGGCGATTGCCTTGGAAGGACTGACACCCCAAGACCTGGATGCCTACGCCCGTCCCCGGATGTACGCCGACCAACTGGTCCACCACGGCTGTCCGCGCAACGAGTTCTACGAGTACAAAGCAAGCGCCCGCGCGCCGTCGGATCTGGGTTGTCTCATGGAGCATCTGGGCTGTCTCGGCACCCAAGCCCATGCCGACTGCAACACCCGGCTCTGGAACGGCTCCGGCTCCTGCACCCGCGGCGGCTATGCCTGTATCAACTGCACCTCGCCCGAGTTCGAGGAGCCGGGCCATGCCTTCCAGGAAACACCCAGCCTCGCCGGCATCCCCATCGGCCTGCCGACCGACATGCCCAAGGCATGGTTCGTCGCGCTCTCTTCACTGGCCAAGGCCGCGACACCGGAGCGACTGCGCAAGAACGCGGTGTCGGATCATGTTGCGGTGCCGCCGACGATTCGGCCGACGAAGGTGCGGTGA
- a CDS encoding nickel-dependent hydrogenase large subunit gives MTKLTLGPFNRVEGDLEIQLDVADGRVREARVNSPLYRGFEQILQGKDPRDTLVIAPRICGICSVSQSMAAAYALADAAGVAMPPNGALATNLVLACENLADHLTHFYLFFMPDFARPVYADRSWYVDTETRFRALSGTAAGAVLPARAHFMHLMGLLAGKWPHSLSLQPGGTAKPVQAQERIRLLAILGAFRRFLERETFGDPLETLVALDSASALDGWAARDPGRGDLRRFLQIADDLGLAHLGRATDRFMSYGAYPSEATRLFRSGLWADKGPQPLDLSSITEDLSHSWMTGGAPLHPADGVTIPDAEKADAYSWCKAPRLAGEVIEVGALARQLIDGHPLIRDLVAQSGGNVRNRVIARLLELARVLIAMEDWVKAITPGEPFCEQAAIPDEASGTGLVEAARGSLGHWLAIRRGRILNYQIIAPTTWNFSPRDAAGIPGALEQALVGAEVRPGETTPVAVQHIVRSFDPCMVCTVH, from the coding sequence ATGACCAAACTCACCTTGGGTCCCTTCAACCGCGTCGAGGGCGACCTGGAGATTCAGCTCGACGTGGCCGACGGGCGCGTGCGCGAGGCCCGCGTCAACTCGCCCCTCTATCGCGGATTCGAGCAGATCCTCCAGGGCAAGGACCCGCGCGATACCCTGGTGATCGCGCCGCGGATTTGCGGGATCTGCTCGGTCTCTCAGTCCATGGCGGCCGCCTATGCGTTGGCTGACGCGGCCGGGGTGGCCATGCCCCCGAACGGCGCGCTGGCCACCAACCTGGTCCTCGCCTGCGAGAACCTGGCCGATCATCTGACCCACTTCTATCTGTTCTTCATGCCGGACTTCGCTCGTCCCGTCTATGCCGACCGATCCTGGTATGTAGACACCGAGACACGCTTTCGGGCACTCAGCGGCACGGCCGCGGGCGCGGTCCTGCCGGCACGCGCGCACTTCATGCACCTCATGGGCCTGCTCGCCGGCAAGTGGCCACACAGCCTGAGTTTGCAACCGGGTGGGACCGCCAAGCCGGTGCAGGCGCAGGAGCGCATCCGACTGCTCGCCATCCTCGGTGCCTTCAGGCGTTTCCTCGAGCGCGAGACCTTCGGCGATCCCTTGGAGACCCTGGTCGCGCTGGACAGCGCCAGCGCACTCGACGGCTGGGCAGCACGCGACCCGGGCCGAGGTGATCTGCGCCGCTTTCTGCAGATCGCGGATGACCTGGGCTTGGCTCACCTGGGGCGCGCGACCGACCGCTTCATGAGCTACGGGGCTTACCCGAGCGAGGCCACCCGCCTTTTCCGATCGGGTCTCTGGGCCGACAAGGGCCCGCAACCGTTGGACCTCTCGTCGATCACCGAAGATTTGAGCCACAGTTGGATGACCGGAGGAGCCCCTCTGCATCCCGCCGACGGCGTCACCATCCCGGATGCCGAGAAGGCAGACGCCTATAGCTGGTGCAAGGCCCCTCGACTCGCAGGCGAGGTGATCGAGGTCGGCGCACTGGCCCGTCAGCTCATCGACGGACATCCGCTGATCCGCGATCTGGTGGCCCAGTCCGGCGGAAATGTGCGCAACCGGGTGATCGCGCGGCTGCTCGAGCTGGCGCGTGTCTTGATCGCAATGGAGGACTGGGTCAAGGCAATCACGCCGGGCGAGCCCTTCTGCGAGCAGGCCGCGATCCCGGACGAGGCAAGCGGCACGGGGCTCGTCGAAGCGGCCCGCGGAAGCCTGGGCCACTGGCTCGCGATCCGTCGAGGCCGCATCCTCAACTATCAGATTATCGCCCCGACGACCTGGAACTTCTCGCCGCGCGATGCCGCGGGCATTCCGGGCGCGTTGGAGCAGGCGCTTGTCGGGGCCGAGGTCCGACCGGGAGAGACCACACCGGTTGCCGTGCAGCACATCGTGCGCTCCTTCGACCCCTGCATGGTCTGCACGGTCCACTGA